The Flavobacteriales bacterium genome has a window encoding:
- a CDS encoding DHH family phosphoesterase, which yields MNIYEKLAEQKQQIIITSHRSPDGDAIGSSLALYHYLVKKGHDVQVVVPDAFPDFIAWLPGTDRILVYDDQKDKVETAIANATIVFCLDYNDLSRIGELATVVEQSNAYKAMIDHHLNPSDFCDWMHSDTASCSTAQMVYEFIENQGDLELIDPSIAENIYCGIVTDSGSFRFPSVQAKTHLIAADLINRGLMHASVHERLFDTNTLNRLHLLGFSLNEKLRVMEDVPVALIDLSLEEAQRFDVQKGDTEGLVNFALSVEGVQMAAFIREDTEKVKMSFRSKGDVPVNEFSNTYFNGGGHKNAAGGMCKESLAKTLELFNENVRTFFKEIG from the coding sequence ATGAATATTTACGAAAAATTAGCAGAACAGAAACAACAAATTATTATTACCTCACACCGATCTCCAGACGGAGATGCAATCGGCTCTTCATTGGCTTTATACCATTATTTAGTTAAAAAAGGGCATGATGTACAAGTGGTAGTACCTGATGCGTTTCCTGATTTTATAGCGTGGTTACCAGGTACTGATCGTATTTTGGTATATGATGACCAGAAAGATAAAGTGGAAACAGCTATAGCAAATGCCACCATCGTTTTTTGTTTGGATTATAATGACCTAAGTAGAATAGGGGAACTAGCTACTGTTGTTGAACAGTCGAATGCTTATAAAGCCATGATAGACCATCATTTAAACCCAAGTGATTTTTGTGACTGGATGCACTCGGATACTGCGTCATGTTCAACAGCACAAATGGTCTATGAGTTTATAGAAAACCAAGGTGATTTAGAGCTTATAGATCCTTCAATTGCAGAAAATATCTATTGTGGTATTGTTACAGATAGTGGGTCGTTTAGATTTCCATCTGTTCAAGCTAAAACACACCTAATTGCAGCTGATTTAATTAATAGAGGGCTAATGCATGCTAGTGTACATGAGCGTTTGTTTGATACTAATACCCTAAACAGATTACATTTACTAGGGTTTTCATTAAATGAAAAATTAAGAGTAATGGAAGATGTGCCTGTTGCTCTGATTGATTTATCATTAGAAGAAGCTCAACGTTTTGATGTTCAGAAAGGAGATACTGAAGGATTAGTTAATTTTGCATTGTCGGTAGAAGGTGTGCAAATGGCAGCATTTATTAGAGAAGATACCGAAAAAGTAAAAATGTCTTTTAGATCTAAGGGGGATGTTCCTGTAAATGAGTTTTCAAACACCTATTTTAATGGAGGTGGACATAAAAATGCTGCAGGAGGAATGTGTAAAGAATCGTTGGCGAAAACGCTGGAACTTTTTAATGAAAATGTACGTACATTCTTTAAAGAAATAGGATAG